In the genome of Deltaproteobacteria bacterium, the window CCACGACCAACTGTCTTCGCATGGCCGAACATTGGGTCAACAACGGTATTGCCAAAACGGTTCTGATCAATCACGCCACCAGGCACTCGGGCATCACCCTGGAGGACGCCATCAACTTTTTTGCCACTGCTGGCATAGATCTGCAGTGGGAGTACCCCTTCGGCATGACCTACAACGGCGTCATGGCTCTTATGGCGAATAGGTACATGTATGAAACCGGAACAACACCGGAACAAATAGCTGCGGTCTGCGTGGCTAACCGGGAGTGGGCCATGCTGGATCCTAATGCGCGATACCGGAAGCCGCTGACGATTGAGCAGGTGCTTGAGTCCAGGATGGTCAGCACGCCGCTGCGCGCCTTTGAATGCAATGTGCTCTCAGACGGGGCCGCGGCCATGGTCGTCACTTCCGGCGAACTGGCGCCGCAGATAACGGATACGCCGGTTTACAAACTTGGCGAGGATGTCCTGTACCTGGGGGCTACCGCCACCCAGCGCAAGGATCGCAAAATCGGCAAAGGTCCGCGGGCGGCTCAAAGAGCGCTGGAGGAGGCCGGCCTGACACTCGATGATATGGATATCCTGGAGATTTATTTCGCTTATCCTCATGTTTTTCTGCTGCTGCTTGAGGGGCTTGGCGTGTGTAAACCGGGAGAAGCCGGTCAGTTCGTCATGGACGGCCATACTTCCCCAGGCGGGAAGATTCCATGCTCGACCATCGGCGAGTTATCGCGCGGCCATACCGGCTCCGGCGTGAGCACGGCCTACTATGTGGAGTGCGCGCGTCAGCTCATGGGCAAGGCCGGTGAAAGGCAGGTGCCTGACGCCAGATATCTTTTAACCAATGCCGCCGGAGGGTCTGGCATGAACATGATTTGGAGTGTTTTTGGGAGGGATATACCATGACAGAGTATAAGAAGCCGATACCCGTACCTCAGCCGTGGACCGAGGAGTTCTGGAAGGCGTCCACGCAGCATAAATTCTTGATCCAGCATTGTAATGACTGTGACACCAATATCTTTTATCCGCGCAAATTCTGTCCGGAGTGCTGGGGGTCGAACTTAAGCTGGATTGAATCGAAAGGCAAAGGCAAACTTTACACCTTCACCGTTACCATGCACGGCGTAGAGCCAAAATTTATGGACGACCTGCCTTATGTGCTGGCTCTTGTTGATCTGGATGAAGGTATTCGAGTCATGACGCGGATTGTGAACTGCGATCACGAAGACCTCAGATGCGATATGCCAGTGGAGCTGGTCTGGGAGGACGTCCACGAAAACTTCAGCATATATTACTTCCAACCGGTAAAGTGATTGGTTAAAGCCTTGGTTCAAGAGACAAGGCACATGAGCTGATTCTGCTTTGGGTCAGGAGGAGGTCTGACAAGAAATGCCCTATTTTGGCTGGGATGAAGAATACCTGTCCATGGTGCGATCATCCATACAAAAGTTTTGCGAGAAAGAATTGAACCGGGAATACGTGCGATGGATGGACGAAAACGTTGATTTTCCGCCGGATGTTCTTTGGAGGAAGGTCGCTGACTTTGGCTATTTCGCTCGAGGAATACCAGAGGAATACGGCGGCTCAGGTCCGGCTGACAGTCCATATGAGGGGTTGATCCTCCAGGAAGAAATCGCCACCGCCTCGGTTGCGTTAATGCTGGCCATTGGGGCGGCGAATGGATTTGGGACCGGATTTATTGGCGCCCTGGGGAATGAAGATCAAAGAAGGGAGTTCCTGCCTAAATTTGCCAAAGGTGAAGTCAAGATGTGTATGGCCCTGACTGAGCCCGGCGGGGGTACCGATATTTTAGGCTCCCTGCGCACCACGGCCGTAGAGGATGGGAATGATTATGTCCTCAACGGGCAAAAGGTTTTTATTACCGCGGCCCACGCGGCGGACTATATCATAACCTTTGCCATCACCGATAAGAACCCGGCCCGGCGATCTGAGGCCTGGTCTGTCTTCCTTGTGCCAGCCGACTCCCCGGGGCTCACCACCAGAAAAATTCCTAAATTGGGCATCCACGCCTGCGCCTGCGCCGAAATTTTCTATGAAGACGTTCAGGTCCCGAAAGAGTTTATGCTCGGCCCAAAAAACCAGGGCTACCGGTTCTTACTCGGGGGCGGCGCGGGCGTATCTGGCAGTGGCGGGGCCAGCGAAAGGCAGGCCCGACAGGCCGCCGCCGGCCTGCTGAACGTAGAGCGGGTGGCCACCTCGCTAATGTCTCTGGGAATAGCCAAGGCCGCCTATGCCGACGCCTTCAAGTATTCATTAGAGCGGGAGGCCTTTGGCAAACCGATCGGCCAGTTCCAGATTATCCAGAACTATCTGGTGGAAATGGCCATGCAGATCGAAAACGCGCGCAACATGATTTACAGCACCGCGGCGTTGTCCCTGATGGGTAAGCCCAGTATAGTCCAGGCCCAGATGTCCAAGGTCGTCGCTGCCCGGGCCTCAGAGTATTGCGCCATTAAAGGGATGGAGATCTTAGGCGGTTACGGTTTTACCATGGAATATGACCTGCAGCGGCATTTCCGGGATTACAAACAGATGGTTTTTGCTCCTATTACTGACGAGATGGCTATAAACGTCATTGCACGTATGCTGGGGCTGCCGAAATCCTACTAAAGGGGAAAGACGATGTCGTTTGAAAAAGATGATTATTTCAAAATTGATCCGGAATGCCACCTGATCGGGGATATAGAGCCGGTCAACCACTTTCCCGGGGTTCAAATGTGGTGGAAAGCCATTGCCAATATTGCCCGGCCGCTGTTTTCCGGGATGCCCGAGGATTTTGCGTCATTGTTAGACCCTCAGGATATAGAAAAATCCCCTGACCCGGCAAATATTCTGAGGGCTATAGACAAGTATGGAGTGGACATCGCCTGCCTGCTGCCAGAATCCATGATGGATACTACCGGTTACACCAGCCGGTGGTGCACCAATGGTGAGATGGCTGAGATTGTCGAATCGAACCCCGACCGTTTCATGTACCAGCCCAACATCTCCCCCATAAAATATAAAGGCGTGGATAACACTATCTGGGAGTTGGAGTACTGGGTCAAGGAGAAGGGGGCCAGGGTCTTCAAGTTTTATCCGCCTGAAGATACCTATATCAACGATCCTGAGCTGTGGCCTTTTTATAAAAAGGCTGAAGAACTGAACATCGTACTGGATATCCACACCGGCTTCTGCTGGGTGCCGCCAGGCAAGAGTAAGTATGCCTTGCCCATACTCCTGGATGACGTGGCCCGCGATTTCCCTGAACTCAAAATCGTGGCCTTTCACATGGGATACCCTTACTGTGACGACCTCAATATGATCGCCATGGGTCATCCGAATGTTTACCCCTGCCTGAGCCTGCTTGTTCCCTGGGCCATAACTCAACCGCGCAAGTTCGCAAAAATAATCGGCGAGGCGCTCCGATGGGTTGGTCCGGACAAGATCATCTGGGGGTGCGATTACGCCGGATTTGGCGTCCAAATTGGGGCGGCAGTCAAAGGACTCAGGGACTTCCAGATTCCGGACGATATGCAGGAGAGTTATGGATATCCCGAGATCACTGATGAAGACCGCCGGAAAATTTTTGGCGAGAACCTGGGACGACTTCTGGGTGTTGACACCTCAAAACGGCGCGTCAAGGTTTAGCGGCTGTGACGATCCTGGCGATTGTCTCGAATGAAAGGAGGGGGTCATGATCTATTTAGGCGATATCCCGATGAAGAATGCCAAGAGGTTCCCGGATGATGAGTGCGTGGTATTCGAAGGGACCCGCCTTGCCTGGCGGGAGTTTAATGAAAGGATCAACCGGTTGGCCAATGGCATCCTTGCGCGCGGGTACAAACCAAAGGAGCATATCGCCGTGTTACTTGAGAACTGTCACCAATACCTGGAAATCTATTATGCCTTGGCCAAGCTGGGCATGGTGACGGTACCGCTGAATTACCGGCTCTCCGAAAAGGAGCTTGCCCACATTATCAATCATGCCGATGCAGTGGCCCTTATGGCTGGGGGAGCGTATCTCGAAACAGCTAATAATCTCAAACCCAACCTCGAGAAGGTCAGGGAATTCATCGGTGTGGAAGAACCTGCTCAAGGGATGACCTTTTATGAAGATATCATTCAAGGTGGCGATCCAAGCGAGCCTGACTGGGAAAAACTGGATGAGAATGACATGGTCATTCTTATGTATACAGGCGGCACCACAGGGCTGCCCAAAGGAGTGATGCTCTCCCACCGGAACCTCATGGCCGCTTTCGGCGGGATTACCATGGCCAGCACGGGCATGACGGTGCGAGGGTTTAGAACCCTCTTTATCCTCCCTCTCTTTCATATCGCTAACTGGCAGGCCTTCTGTTTCCAGCTGCAAGGCGGTTCGGTCGTTATCAACCGGCGGCCTGACATCAATGAAATCGTGCGGCTTATCCTTGAGGAAAAGCCTGTGAGCATGAATCTGGTCCCGGCGATTTACCAGTTCATGCTTCAGATACCTGATATCGAGAAACATGACTTTTCTCATATCAGGGGCCTCTCATTCGCCGGGGCCCCGATGCCCATTGAGATCTGGAAAAAATGCGTTCAGGTCTTCGGGGATAAATTCGGCCAGGGATACGGATTGACAGAGGCCGCCCCCACGGTTTCGACCATGGGACCGGATGACTACGACCTGGAAGGACCGCTTGCCTTTCGTCTTAAATCAGTCGGCACGGAGGCCATAAACTGCAGGGTCAAGATTCGGAGAGAGGATGGGACTGAATGTGAGCCGAACGAAAAGGGAGAGATCACGGTCTTTGGGAAGAACGTCATGCTTGGGTACTGGAAGGATCCGGAACAGACCGGGACCGCCCTCAGGGATGGCTGGCTTTATACCGGGGATATAGGCTACAAGGATGAAGAAGACTATATCTACCTGGTTGATCGCAAGCATGACATGATCATTTCTGGCGGGGAGAACGTCTATCCCACGGAAGTGGAAAACGTCCTTTATCAGCACCCCGCGGTCTTGGAAGCAGCCGTTATCGGTGTTCCCGATGAAAAATGGGGAGAGGCGGTCAAGGCCGTGGTGGCGCTCAAACCAGACCAAAAAGCCACGGAAGAAGAACTTATTACCTTTGTCAGAAAGCAAATCGCAGGTTATAAGACACCGAAATCAGTGAATTTTGTTCAAGTGCTGCCCAAAACAACGGTGGGAAAAATTCGCCGCCGCGATGTCAGAGAAAAATACTGGGAAGGCAGGGACAGGCCGACTGATTAGGGCTCATCAGGACAACCTCAAAGTTTGAAAGGAGAAATAATGGCCTACCAAGAGATTTTTAAACCCATAAAGATAGGGTCATGCGAAATTAAAAACCGTATTGCTATGGCTCCGATGAACACCCTTTATTCCAGCAATAATAACGGACTGGTCAACGACCAGATCTTAAATTATTACGCCAAAAGGGCCCGCGGGGGAATCGGCCTCATAATTTCCGAGTGTGTCCTGGGCACCAGGCTGGCGGCAAAATTCCCCTACACCACCAACCTGCATCTCTTTAATACTGGTCATCTGGCCGGTCTTGAGGAACTGGTCAATGTTGTTCATCACTTTGGGGCCAAGATTTTTATTCAGCTTTCCATTGGCTTCGGTCGGCAAGGCCATGCCCTTGACGGTTCTCCTTCGCCCGCCCCTTCTCCGGTTCCACTGGAAATAAAGCCAGAGAATGTACCGCCTTCCCTGCTCAAGCTTACCATGGAAAATCCAGGGCTTTTAGCGGCGCGCGCCGAGGAACATGTTCCCTATGAAATGACCCTTAAGGAGATAAATAATGAAATAGAGGAATATAAATATTCTTGTATGCTAGCCGTCATGGCCGGATTCGATGGACTCGAAATCCATGCCCCTCACGGTTACCTGGAGCATCAGTTTTTTTCTCCGAGGTCTAATAAGCGCACCGACCTTTACGGAGGCAGTTTCGAGAATCGAGCCCGCTTCACCATCGAAGTATTTGAGGCTGCGCGCGCCGCGGTCGGGTCAAATTTCCCCTTGGGAATCCGGCTCAGTGCAGATGAACATATGCCCGATGGTTTCACGCATGAGGACATGAAACGTCTCGTGGCTTTGCTGGTGGCTGGAAATCCGATGGGTACTTTCCGACCTGGCACGGGTAATGCCCCGCAGCCGCTGCCTGGAATTGATTATCTCAATATATCTGATGGGTCTTACGAGGCCGTGAAATACTTCTTCCCGGATGAGGAGGCTTTTCACATGCTCGATGAGGCAACTTCTTTACGGGAGACGGCCAAGGTCCCGGTCATCTGTCCTTCTATCCATGATCCCGACAATGTGGAAAAAGTCCTTAAGGAAGACAGGATTGATATGATTTCACTCGGACGGCAGACGTTCACCGACCCGGACTGGGTAAATAAAGTCCAGGCAGGGAAGGTGGATGACATCAGGAGATGTATTCGCTGCAATCGCTGCCTGCTGCGCACCTTGCAGGGATTACCCGTGCGCTGTATCCGCAATCCTGAAACCGGTTTCGAGAAGTATGACCAGTCGCTCAGGATGGATATACCCAAAAAGTCCTTGATTGGTCTGAAAATACCCGATGGGTTCGCCGGGATCAGCAGGGACATGATTACCCAGCGGATACAAGCGATGTCTGATGCTAAAAGCGGTGATGATTAAACTGATACCTGTTCATAAGTTGTACGACTTTTAACGGACCATAAATTTCACATAAAGCATTCAAAAAAGAAACAATAAAAACCGGAATTAATATATCTGACTTTCAAGATAGCTGATTAGTCAGGAAAGAAAGGTGCGGCTTTTCCCCCTGTATTTAAATATTAAAATTATTTCAATTAGTTATATTTCAATTCGATCTGAATATTTTTTTTATTCATTATTTTTCAAATAAGGGGATTGGAAAAATGCAAACGACGCAAAAAAAAGGCCACTCGCTTTCGTTTCAAAGGTTAGTTAACTTACTCACAATTGTTATCGTCAATGTGTGCATCCTCAGCCTCTGGTTAACCAGTATATCTTTGGCTGCTCAGCCAAGATACGGCGGAACGTATCGGAGGTCGGCAAGCGAGCCAAGGACCTTTGACCCGCACAAGGATTCCGGGGCAAATACACCTAGAATTATAAACAGTACCTACAATACCCTTTTGCGGTGGAATCCAGATCAAACTGAGATTGAACTTGATCTGGCCGAGAGCTGGAAAAGAGTGGATGATTGCACCTACATCTTCAAGATTCCCAGGGGTGTGCGTTTTCATAATCTCCCGCCGGTGAACGGTCGTGAGGTTACTTCTGAGGACGTTAAATACAGCATTGAACGGCTGGCCGGGATGCACGGGGAAAAGCCCAAGTACAAGAATCGCTACTATTTTGAGGGTAAGTTGGAATCAATTACCACGCCCGACAGATATACGGTCGTTTTCAAGACCAAGGAGCCTTATGCGCCTTTTATCAGCTATATCGCTTCTTCGTGGAGTGCGATCGTGCCCCGGGAGGCTGTGGAGAAATTTGGAGATTTAAAGCGTAAGGCCATCGGGACCGGCCCTTTCATGCTGGGGGATCGCATGAAAGGCTCTCATATTATTCTGGTGCGGCATCCGAACTACTTCAAGAAAGGATTTCCTTATCTGGATAAGATCCATATGAAGATCATGGAGAATGTCACGGTCACCATGTCGGCCTACCTGGCGGGCAAGCTCGATATAGTAACGGCCCAGCACTTCCAGGTCAGGACCATAAAAAGGAAAGTACCGGACACTGTGTTTGTCAGAGGGAAACTGCTTTATAACTTTCACATCAGGATACCGCCCTGGTCAGACAAGCGGCCCTTGAAGCCCCCTTTTGATAATCCTAAGGTCAGGCAGGC includes:
- a CDS encoding thiolase family protein, encoding MGRGKLAIIGVGEIPTGWFPDRGDWEMINTTCMEAIKDAGLDKNDIEGVISVNPMAQPKLQSEIGFGKIPEELGLRGCKDICIVNAGGATTTNCLRMAEHWVNNGIAKTVLINHATRHSGITLEDAINFFATAGIDLQWEYPFGMTYNGVMALMANRYMYETGTTPEQIAAVCVANREWAMLDPNARYRKPLTIEQVLESRMVSTPLRAFECNVLSDGAAAMVVTSGELAPQITDTPVYKLGEDVLYLGATATQRKDRKIGKGPRAAQRALEEAGLTLDDMDILEIYFAYPHVFLLLLEGLGVCKPGEAGQFVMDGHTSPGGKIPCSTIGELSRGHTGSGVSTAYYVECARQLMGKAGERQVPDARYLLTNAAGGSGMNMIWSVFGRDIP
- a CDS encoding Zn-ribbon domain-containing OB-fold protein codes for the protein MTEYKKPIPVPQPWTEEFWKASTQHKFLIQHCNDCDTNIFYPRKFCPECWGSNLSWIESKGKGKLYTFTVTMHGVEPKFMDDLPYVLALVDLDEGIRVMTRIVNCDHEDLRCDMPVELVWEDVHENFSIYYFQPVK
- a CDS encoding acyl-CoA dehydrogenase family protein translates to MPYFGWDEEYLSMVRSSIQKFCEKELNREYVRWMDENVDFPPDVLWRKVADFGYFARGIPEEYGGSGPADSPYEGLILQEEIATASVALMLAIGAANGFGTGFIGALGNEDQRREFLPKFAKGEVKMCMALTEPGGGTDILGSLRTTAVEDGNDYVLNGQKVFITAAHAADYIITFAITDKNPARRSEAWSVFLVPADSPGLTTRKIPKLGIHACACAEIFYEDVQVPKEFMLGPKNQGYRFLLGGGAGVSGSGGASERQARQAAAGLLNVERVATSLMSLGIAKAAYADAFKYSLEREAFGKPIGQFQIIQNYLVEMAMQIENARNMIYSTAALSLMGKPSIVQAQMSKVVAARASEYCAIKGMEILGGYGFTMEYDLQRHFRDYKQMVFAPITDEMAINVIARMLGLPKSY
- a CDS encoding amidohydrolase, which encodes MSFEKDDYFKIDPECHLIGDIEPVNHFPGVQMWWKAIANIARPLFSGMPEDFASLLDPQDIEKSPDPANILRAIDKYGVDIACLLPESMMDTTGYTSRWCTNGEMAEIVESNPDRFMYQPNISPIKYKGVDNTIWELEYWVKEKGARVFKFYPPEDTYINDPELWPFYKKAEELNIVLDIHTGFCWVPPGKSKYALPILLDDVARDFPELKIVAFHMGYPYCDDLNMIAMGHPNVYPCLSLLVPWAITQPRKFAKIIGEALRWVGPDKIIWGCDYAGFGVQIGAAVKGLRDFQIPDDMQESYGYPEITDEDRRKIFGENLGRLLGVDTSKRRVKV
- a CDS encoding long-chain-fatty-acid--CoA ligase; protein product: MIYLGDIPMKNAKRFPDDECVVFEGTRLAWREFNERINRLANGILARGYKPKEHIAVLLENCHQYLEIYYALAKLGMVTVPLNYRLSEKELAHIINHADAVALMAGGAYLETANNLKPNLEKVREFIGVEEPAQGMTFYEDIIQGGDPSEPDWEKLDENDMVILMYTGGTTGLPKGVMLSHRNLMAAFGGITMASTGMTVRGFRTLFILPLFHIANWQAFCFQLQGGSVVINRRPDINEIVRLILEEKPVSMNLVPAIYQFMLQIPDIEKHDFSHIRGLSFAGAPMPIEIWKKCVQVFGDKFGQGYGLTEAAPTVSTMGPDDYDLEGPLAFRLKSVGTEAINCRVKIRREDGTECEPNEKGEITVFGKNVMLGYWKDPEQTGTALRDGWLYTGDIGYKDEEDYIYLVDRKHDMIISGGENVYPTEVENVLYQHPAVLEAAVIGVPDEKWGEAVKAVVALKPDQKATEEELITFVRKQIAGYKTPKSVNFVQVLPKTTVGKIRRRDVREKYWEGRDRPTD
- a CDS encoding ABC transporter substrate-binding protein; amino-acid sequence: MQTTQKKGHSLSFQRLVNLLTIVIVNVCILSLWLTSISLAAQPRYGGTYRRSASEPRTFDPHKDSGANTPRIINSTYNTLLRWNPDQTEIELDLAESWKRVDDCTYIFKIPRGVRFHNLPPVNGREVTSEDVKYSIERLAGMHGEKPKYKNRYYFEGKLESITTPDRYTVVFKTKEPYAPFISYIASSWSAIVPREAVEKFGDLKRKAIGTGPFMLGDRMKGSHIILVRHPNYFKKGFPYLDKIHMKIMENVTVTMSAYLAGKLDIVTAQHFQVRTIKRKVPDTVFVRGKLLYNFHIRIPPWSDKRPLKPPFDNPKVRQAIAMAIDKQKLMKLAWGGYGTVQIGPVPNWPPYSLPEEDQVKYDPEQARKLLAEAGYPDGFSAEMISPSNPALTGGAQVAQAMLKAVGINVNLKILEFAQFFSRAWKFDYEMAYTSLTAGFDPEEYLVPYFGDTKKATYYKWNNKEIHRMIEEQRKILDPQKRARMIQEIQRKILKDAPMVFVYSLDVVGAFKPYVYPKRMFINPYAGETEDIWLDK